The Brassica oleracea var. oleracea cultivar TO1000 chromosome C7, BOL, whole genome shotgun sequence sequence TTAACGCTTTAGTGTTTCTTGATTCAGACTTTCAATTCCGATGGAAACCGTTTGAATCTGCTTCCAAGGGTAAAAGCTTTCTCTCGTATCATCGCCTCCTCGTCTTCTTAATAATCTCTTTGTTCCAATTGTGTATAGAAATCTCCGGCGGTGGTGAGAAGAGACGTCGTGGGTGTAGTCTATTCCACGCAAGACTCTGATTCTTCGCGGAGGCAAGGTATCCTATCCACAAGTTATTATCCTCTCCCTTTTTTTTTTTTTAAAGTTTTTAACTTTTTACGAGTTTAGTTCTCACAAAGCTATTCCCTTTTTTCAGAAACTAGGGACCAGTTCTCTGCTCGTGTTCTTTCGGCCACCGACGATGAAACTCAGTCTCAAACTGTCAATCCCATCCAACAACTCACTCATGCAGCTTCGGAGATGGATAAGCCAAATGACATGCACGTTTCTTCTAACACCTCTCAGAATAGAGTACGTTTTTTATATGAATGCTGTCAGACTTATCCTTTTAGGTCGATTAGAACTCCTCCAGGGGGAGAGTATGCAATAACTGACATTGAATTTCATTGGAGCTTCCTCATTTTTAGACTCCAGACTTGACTGTATGCTTGATAGTGTAACTTGTTCTTGTGGTGGCTGCTAATCTAATTAATTGCCTGCTAGCCCCATAAATGTTGTTGACCCTAAATGATCTATGTACTCTCATTAAGTTGTGTGCTGATGTCGATCTTACCATCTGTACCGATCTCATCATCTTGTAGGAAAAGATGCATGTTCAGTTGACCCAGAAAACCCCTGAAAAGGTTGATGAGCAAGAGCCTAAAGATTCTGCTGAGAAAGAGAGAGGAAATGTGGTGATGCCTGATTCTCAGGTGAGGCATCTTAAAGATCAGCTGATTAGGGCAAAGGTTTATCTTTCACTTCCAGCTGCCAAGGCTAATCCCCATTTTGTGAGAGAGCTTCGTCTCCGTGTTAAAGAAGTCCAACGGGCTGTCTTAGATGCCTCCAACGATTCGGATCTCCCAAACAAGTAAGTGTCCTTGGAAGTGTGGTTAATGACCAGTTAAAAATGAAAGTTTCTTCCTGTGACTAATGTCTCTGGCATATTTTTTTTAAACTCAGTGCTATAGAAAAGCTGAAAGCAATGGAGCAAACGTTGGCCAAAGGCAAGCAGATCCAAGATGACTGTTCCACGGTAGTGAAGAAGCTACGTGCAATGCTCCACTCGGCAGAGGAGCAGCTACGAGTCCATAAGAAGCAAACCATGTTCTTGACGCAACTGACTGCCAAGACGATTCCAAAGGGCCTTCACTGCCTCCCTCTGCGCCTCACTACCGATTATTATGCTTTGAATTCGTCTCAACAACAATTCCGGAATCAGGAGAAACTAGAAGATAATCAGCTTTATCACTATGCCCTCTTCTCTGATAATGTTTTGGCTGCATCAGTTGTTGTTAACTCTACCGTAACCAATGCAAAGGTAAGAATTAACTATATTCGTCTGTTTGAACTGTTAAATGTGTTTCTTTCTGTTAAAACTTACGGCTATATTGGTTAATTGGCAGCATCCCTCAAAGCATGTCTTCCACATCGTCACAGACAGACTCAACTATG is a genomic window containing:
- the LOC106306169 gene encoding probable galacturonosyltransferase 4, translated to MVTIRNLVLFLLLLTVAAPILLYTDPSASFTTPSSKRDFLDEVTALTFNSDGNRLNLLPRKSPAVVRRDVVGVVYSTQDSDSSRRQETRDQFSARVLSATDDETQSQTVNPIQQLTHAASEMDKPNDMHVSSNTSQNREKMHVQLTQKTPEKVDEQEPKDSAEKERGNVVMPDSQVRHLKDQLIRAKVYLSLPAAKANPHFVRELRLRVKEVQRAVLDASNDSDLPNNAIEKLKAMEQTLAKGKQIQDDCSTVVKKLRAMLHSAEEQLRVHKKQTMFLTQLTAKTIPKGLHCLPLRLTTDYYALNSSQQQFRNQEKLEDNQLYHYALFSDNVLAASVVVNSTVTNAKHPSKHVFHIVTDRLNYAAMRMWFLNNPPGKATIQVQNVEEFTWLNSSYSPVLKQLSSRSMIDYYFRAHHTNSDANLKFRNPKYLSILNHLRFYLPEIFPKLSKVLFLDDDIVVQKDLSGLWSVDLKGNVNGAVETCGESFHRFDRYLNFSNPLISKNFDPRACGWAYGMNVFDLDEWKRQNITEVYHRWQNLNQDRELWKLGTLPPGLITFWKRTYPLERRWHVLGLGYNPSVNQRDIERAAVVHYNGNLKPWLEIGLPKYRGIWSKHVDYQHVYLRECNINP